Proteins encoded by one window of Megachile rotundata isolate GNS110a chromosome 10, iyMegRotu1, whole genome shotgun sequence:
- the BckdhA gene encoding branched chain keto acid dehydrogenase E1 subunit alpha: MMIEQIFPSLGKCTYLKNILHQTKRYYNKSISMNSKTTIINDKKDPSFLGVHTSFTNELKFIDKENYNPLPTFRILDSSKHVQLPADLKLDEQTLIKMYHKMITLNIMDKILYESQRQGRISFYMTNTGEEAIQIGSAAAVMSEDVIYAQYREAGVLLWRGYSIAEFMNQCYGNFKDTSKGRQMPVHYGSKKLNFVTISSPLTTQLPQAVGTAYALKRSKAETCVVCYFGEGAASEGDAHAAFNFSATLKCPIIFVCRNNGYAISTPCSEQFKGDGIAARGPAYGIRTIRVDGNDVLAMYYATKAAREYSVKEGKPVLIEAMTYRIGHHSTSDDSSAYRSTDEIERWNYYAPITRYRNYLESINLWCEQQEQELNESMKKSVLLAFSNAEKELKPHWKELFTDVYHTMPKHIRKQMSSMENHVTEFREHYPLCLFKSS; this comes from the exons ATGATGATTGAACAAATATTTCCAAGTCTTggaaaatgtacatatttaaaaaatatattacatcaG aCAAAAAGATACTATAACAAAAGTATATCAATGAATAGTAAAACCACTATTATTAACGATAAAAAAGATCCTTCCTTCTTAGGAGTACATACCAGTTTTACCaatgaattgaaatttattGACAAAGAAAACTACAATCCTTTACCaacatttaggattttggattcATCTAAACATGTACAATTACCTGCAGACTTGAAG CTAGATGAACAAACTTTGATTAAGATGTATCATAAAATGATTACGTTAAATATTATGGATAAGATTCTTTATGAATCCCAGAGACAAGGTCGTATATCATTCTATATGACTAATACTGGAGAAGAAGCAATTCAAATTGGTTCTGCGGCTGCTGTTATGTCGGAAGATGTTATATACGCGCAATATCGTGAAGccg gtgTTTTATTATGGCGTGGTTATTCTATCGCAGAATTTATGAATCAGTGTTATGGCAATTTTAAAGATACTTCTAAGGGGAGACAGATGCCCGTTCACTATGGATCAAAAAAATTGAACTTTGTTACTATCTCTTCTCCTCTAACGACACAATTACCTCAAG CGGTAGGTACGGCATATGCGCTTAAACGATCTAAAGCGGAAACATGCGTAGTATGTTATTTTGGCGAAGGGGCTGCTAGCGAAGGAGATGCTCATGCAGCTTTTAATTTTTCCGCAACTTTAAAATGTCCTATCATTTTCGTGTG TCGAAACAATGGTTATGCTATTTCAACTCCTTGCTCGGAACAATTTAAAGGAGATGGAATCGCTGCAAGAGGCCCAGCTTACGGTATACGTACAATTCGTGTAGACGGTAACGATGTTCTCGCCATGTATTACGCAACAAAAGCTGCTCGCGAATATTCTGTGAAGGAAGGAAAACCTGTCTTAATCGAAGCCATGACTTATCG GATTGGTCATCATAGCACATCTGACGATAGTTCTGCATATCGATCGACCGATGAAATAGAAAGATGGAATTATTATGCGCCTATAACTAGATATCGTAATTATTTAGAATCGATTAATTTATGGTGCGAGCAACAAGAACAGGAGTTAAATGAATCTATGAAAAAGTCTGTGTTACTTGCATTTTCGAATGCAGAGAAGGAACTTAAACCTCATTGGAAAGAATTATTTACGGATGTGTATCATACGATGCCAAAACACATAAG AAAACAAATGTCTTCTATGGAAAACCATGTAACAGAATTTCGTGAACATTATCCATTATGCCTTTTCAAATCATCTTAA
- the mRpL17 gene encoding mitochondrial ribosomal protein L17, which translates to MNQANVEKLVSKLKFNIRPEPRKLKNVLGPKGRIYKIQKTLTAVIKYERIELIYERADETRGYVELLISEALRHGPEHKEMMELANFWILEKQLIHKLFKVLVPRYQNYTTSFTKLHNAPSIYPGFAFRRAILELKGNVYPSVEQVDPNQHNLLHNVLLNAARKEYRMEKYEEIAANMKF; encoded by the exons ATGAATCAAGCAAATGTGGAGAAATTagtttcaaagttaaaattcaatattagACCCGAGCCTCGCAAGTTAAAAAATGTACTTGGTCCGAAaggaagaatttataaaattcaaaaaacatTAACCGCTGTAATTAAGTATGAAAGAATTGAATTAATTTACGAAAGAGCCGATGAAACTAGAGGTTATGTTGAACTA TTGATATCAGAAGCTCTACGTCACGGACCTGAGCATAAAGAAATGATGGAACTTGCAAACTTCTGGATTCTAGAAAAACAGCTCATTCATAAACTTTTTAAGGTATTAGTACCAagatatcaaaattatacaacttCGTTCACGAAGCTTCATAATGCACCATCTATATATCCAGGGTTTGCTTTCAGAAGAGCTATTTTAGAACTAAAAG GGAACGTATATCCCAGCGTAGAACAAGTTGATCCAAATCAGCATAATCTACTTCATAATGTGTTACTCAATGCAGCTAGGAAAGAATATAGAATGGAAAAGTATGAAGAAATAGCTGCAAATATGAAATTCTAa
- the LOC100876506 gene encoding dnaJ homolog subfamily C member 17, producing the protein MDSWMEADLYALIGASQTASIQEIKKAYRKKALSCHPDKNPNNPKAAELFHELSRALEILTDTSARAAYDKVINAKYQAKLRVKELDAKRKKLKEDLEARENAFKRSSNLEHDINSDKARLQAEIERLQKEGSKQVEEEIALMKKQIDEQSKASCREYEVNSGSYKIKIKWKSDQNHPNDSGYSYDTLYRILSKYGDITALVISSAKRGRALVEYQNRNDAEMALSMEIGFAQNPLKLQKLWDTSKQTNSSIKETANVPKIIKSEVNQNISDAEFEHAVLNNLRKAEERKRSLGKSKLGEGT; encoded by the exons ATGGATTCATGGATGGAAGCAGATTTATATGCACTTATAGGTGCATCGCAAACAGCTTCGATACAAGAG ATAAAAAAAGCATATCGTAAAAAGGCTTTGTCTTGTCATCCTGACAAAAATCCAAATAATCCAAAAGCGGCCGAGTTATTTCATGAATTATCACGGGCACTGGAAATCCTTACTGACACATCTGCTCGG GCAGCTTATGACAAAGTTATAAATGCTAAGTATCAAGCGAAATTGCGAGTTAAGGAGCTTGATGCAAAGCGTAAAAAGTTGAAGGAAGATTTAGAAGCACGAGAAAATGCTTTCAAaagatcttcaaatttagaaCATGATATTAACAGTGATAAAGCAAGATTACAG GCTGAAATAGAACGTTTGCAGAAAGAAGGATCAAAACAAGTAGAAGAAGAGATAGCACTTATGAAAAAACAAATCGACGAACAATCAAAAGCATCTTGTAGAGAATACGAAGTTAATAGTGGttcctataaaataaaaataaagtggAAATCTGATCAAAATCATCCGAATGACAGTGGATACAGTTATGATACATTGTATCGAATTTTATCAAAG TATGGAGATATAACAGCTCTTGTTATTTCCTCAGCTAAAAGAGGCAGAGCATTAGTAGAGTATCAAAATAGAAATGATGCA GAAATGGCTTTAAGTATGGAAATTGGATTTGCACAGAATCcactaaaacttcaaaaattatggGATACATCGAAACAAACAAATTCTTCAATCAAAGAAACAGCTAATGTccctaaaattataaaaagcgAG GTAAATCAAAACATATCTGACGCGGAATTCGAGCATGCAGTATTGAATAACTTGAGAAAAGCCGAGGAAAGAAAAAGATCATTAGGAAAATCGAAATTGGGAGAAGGTACTTGA